A single window of Silurus meridionalis isolate SWU-2019-XX chromosome 11, ASM1480568v1, whole genome shotgun sequence DNA harbors:
- the LOC124393976 gene encoding chondroitin sulfate proteoglycan 4-like — protein sequence MRQCALRVRNLLKKLLLLFVMNRTANGASFYGDGFVQLKTVESSSKNSLHVRFRTSSTDGLLFLAAGETDFLWVALQAGFIQVQIELGSGERTLRSEKAAHLNDLTWHSVELQHDGHNVSLTVDKGSPSRLGMPGPDLELSIQDGLYVGGLEKSDKLYLFSATAISHVGFRGCLDEVLFNKHNLLSSLRPYSGYKMVHEVSLGCSPEFSASVNDSISFFSSKAYVSLPMWEVPQEGVFACEFYTSAENGLLLYSSAGKGDYVALEIRHKRLVAAVRVDGSKMALSSITLITGEDWHSVRLYIAPRTLQLTLDEEILNSSFGAKSRALRLNGPLFLGGVDANTFLEVRRNGLLSVIPKHSSGGSFKGCLRNIRVNYHNLGLANATVTKDVSVGCEPVKHVKPNTTTNPETFPPENPQLDKTKAQAFLLLNNLEVLEGGRAPLESKHIKFNLEFHKLGIRQSQIMFRIEEQPVHGHLRLDVDPDQQENTFSFLDLWHNRIMYVHGGSEDPQDFFMFSVFTTSTNKEVPGYLKGSHLHRFNISVTPINDAPELSLPEGSLFIVLENSKRHLSMDMLRATDPDNSYTELVFSLLGNLIASAGFLELADDPGKPVTSFSYSDLEQGKVCFVHRGIKNSRIAIRVSDGEKVSNTVVLRIMAVALEYKVVNNTAVDVIQGRASYIDNRHLAVQVNVVKQAVDIRYDVVDLPVYGELQRLHSSGEWKQTSTFTPKLLEKDRLRYLSTFHGPQSINVTDEFKCKISIGSVATDEVLVHISVRWIQYKVTRSKMEVNHGHKVTLTTQEFKIVSKNVKLSENDIHICLLTLPRKGLLLFNGKPLKKNSTFSQMNITDQKVQYQLYEKPNKNLKDMFSFQVFSEYSYSGRHDFRIIIKADVYSVVLRNQGLSLLEGESKVITKDNLFIEMPESGAVQYTIRSIPRHGKLIRINNANNSILEFTDEDILEERILYSHDDSETTRDAFTFCALASQRNIEGIFNISIQLVNDEKPVRVVDKVFDIVRDSQRLLTLEDLRYHDPDSDYDDGQLLYTRQGISIGELVLVNESSHKLYQFHQRDLEEKRVLFLHRGASFGRFVLFVSDGKHYISTLLEVSAQDPYLRVANNTGLLVQKGQEAVLQSVNFSVTTNTDVRSDEDVLFEIFYPPSHGILLCGGIEADAFTQYDVKVGHVIYRHDDERNLMDSFSLTATVNGLRLDVTVVVNVYLESHQKPPQVTHNHSIVVEEGKLVRIRKKDLEVVHEDNKPDEIMYTVKTPPSHGFLKLSNMNSSNIKKFSQLDINAGHLQYVQEKPGHTSDSFSLDVKNGIVTVSNLMVFVDIVPFFLPLEVSNITLTEGSSKGLNQDVIKVAGRHFTGLHVQYHVIEGPHHGRIEHSRIPGVPIPSFTRVQVEHEFISYVHDGSETTADSFTLVANDTDVRKQSVPRVIHVSVMPVNDEAPVITVNRILRVWVDSVTEITGDDLSAIDPDSDPESLEFIITPPSNGHLALKSAPSRPVLNFTQAHIHRRQLVFVHSGAMFGGFHFQVNDGVNFAPRQIFSIAARSLTLSLERNRELKVFPGSFKVISTEDLFIATNDYDDVHENRTVVYHVTSPPKLGRLIHAPGNDPTDTNPISTFTQNMLKDSLVVYKHTEPIAWTASDSFIFTASSPPASFPPHTFNIHISYDNTSPQHRSVLLANTGTVVVEGSRVMIDNTKLDASNLMGKLPDEERESYEIWYRVTTLPRFGTIVVGERNLTSEKPDFSQFILDRNGITYVHDDSETTFDSFSFDVWLNPIGNPVRQPHGKNVMVSETFDITVTPVNDLPPLLKTQAPSLLVVKGETVALGPENLHVEDLDTLPEDIHYTVISKPNNGFLALEDRLNESTVTFTQADVNDGRVHFVQEGHPTSGIFYFSVTDGFHRPLYKLFNLEVHNITIKVVNNTGLTLMQGLTTGNLTLQHLAAVTNKKNSPIKYIITQQPSHGRLLIKEDQITHFDQEELCLGEVSYQMTDLSSSRDSFKFTVGTSESNLTNQVFNITVKPLIHLGKQVRIPDGIPVKIRKDVLDASELASISGSDPIFEIIVPPKYGKLVKVTVNLGAASDSIESFTFRDVEQGRIAIQEHLNFLSVHGNTTAVVQNKSASALHDSFVFVLKAANVQPATGEFVFMVVPYDPMTGKHVISSAPVHPTIHPSLNRTSNVVSHMNEHSPVHPTKRPDWVPPKTKTRNRSGNHTRGRSSVFHAPKSTSGRHNDHHRNTPIRVESLPRPASDPLLIILPFLACLFLIVILVVLILVFRHRQEKRAQPPMIQDLSENSVEDIVSPTPYLGLPERSLTVPSVVVTPLMPRCSRSPVLEAARDGALVPEIALPDSTILVCPWTPVDPEETPHSSPGSPILRPNQYWV from the exons ATGCGGCAGTGTGCGCTGAGAGTCAGGAAcctgctgaagaagttactTCTGCTATTTGTGATGAACAGAACTGCGAACGGAG ccTCTTTCTATGGCGATGGATTTGTGCAGCTGAAAACCGTGGAGTCGTCGAGTAAAAACTCGCTCCACGTGCGATTTCGGACCTCCAGCACAGATGGGCTGCTCTTCCTGGCTGCCGGAGAGACAGACTTCCTGTGGGTGGCGCTACAGGCTGGTTTTAtccag GTGCAGATCGAACTCGGATCAGGTGAACGCACCCTTCGCTCAGAGAAAGCAGCTCACCTGAATGACCTTACCTGGCACTCTGTTGAACTCCAACACGATGGCCACAATGTTAGTCTGACTGTCGATAAAGGCTCCCCGAGCCGTCTGGGGATGCCTGGACCTGACCTGGAGCTCAGCATTCAGGACGGACTTTACGTCGGTGGACTTGAGAAGTCGGATAAGCTCTATCTTTTCAGCGCTACAGCTATATCTCACGTGGGCTTTCGTGGCTGTCTGGATGAAGtattatttaacaaacacaATTTGCTCTCATCTTTAAGGCCGTACTCTGGATATAAAATGGTCCATGAGGTGTCTTTGGGCTGCAGCCCAGAGTTTTCAGCCTCAGTGAACGACTCCATCAGTTTTTTCAGTTCCAAAGCGTACGTGTCTCTGCCGATGTGGGAGGTTCCTCAGGAAGGTGTATTTGCGTGTGAGTTTTATACATCAGCTGAAAACGGACTTCTCTTGTACAGCTCTGCAGGGAAGGGGGACTACGTGGCTCTGGAGATACGACACAAGCGCCTTGTTGCTGCAGTTAGAGTAGATGGCAGTAAGATGGCTTTGAGCTCCATAACATTAATTACTGGAGAAGATTGGCACTCAGTGAGGCTCTATATAGCACCTCGGACTCTTCAGTTAACCCTTGACGAGGAGATCTTGAATTCCAGCTTCGGTGCAAAATCAAGGGCTCTCCGGCTTAACGGCCCCCTTTTCTTGGGTGGGGTGGACGCGAACACGTTTTTAGAAGTGCGTAGAAATGGTCTGCTCTCTGTAATTCCAAAGCACAGCAGTGGTGGCTCCTTTAAAGGTTGTCTTAGAAATATCAGAGTCAATTACCATAACCTTGGCCTGGCCAATGCTACGGTGACCAAAGACGTTTCGGTTGGTTGTGAGCCTGTGAAACATGTTAAACCGAATACCACGACAAATCCAGAGACTTTTCCCCCGGAGAATCCTCAGTTAGACAAGACGAAGGCGCAGGCCTTTTTACTTCTCAATAACCTGGAAGTCCTCGAGGGTGGACGAGCACCTCTTGAGTCAAAGCACATTAAATTCAATCTGGAATTTCACAAGCTTGGGATCCGGCAATCCCAGATCATGTTTCGCATCGAGGAGCAGCCGGTCCACGGGCATCTGAGGCTCGATGTTGATCCTGATCAACAGGAAAATACCTTTAGTTTTCTGGATCTGTGGCATAACCGGATCATGTATGTTCATGGAGGTTCAGAAGATCCTCAGGACTTCtttatgttttctgttttcaccACCAGTACCAATAAAGAGGTGCCTGGTTATTTGAAGGGGAGCCACTTGCACAGGTTTAACATCAGTGTCACACCTATAAACGATGCCCCAGAGCTCAGCCTTCCAGAGGGAAGCCTTTTTATTGTTCTAGAGAATTCCAAGCGACATTTGAGCATGGACATGTTAAGAGCTACTGACCCTGATAATAGCTACACAGAGCTTGTATTCTCTTTACTCGGTAATCTAATTGCTAGCGCTGGATTCTTGGAACTTGCAGATGATCCAGGAAAACCTGTGACTTCATTCTCCTACTCAGACTTGGAACAGGGGAAGGTGTGTTTCGTCCACAGAGGCATCAAGAACTCTAGAATTGCGATCAGAGTGAGCGATGGAGAAAAAGTGAGCAATACGGTCGTGCTGAGAATTATGGCTGTCGCCTTGGAGTACAAAGTTGTAAATAACACCGCTGTGGATGTGATCCAGGGCCGAGCTTCTTACATCGATAACAGACATTTAGCTGTGCAGGTGAATGTGGTCAAGCAAGCCGTGGATATCCGGTACGACGTCGTTGACCTGCCTGTCTACGGTGAGTTGCAACGGCTACATTCCAGTGGTGAGTGGAAACAAACTAGTACCTTTACACCAAAGCTTCTGGAAAAGGATCGTCTCAGGTATCTTAGCACCTTTCATGGTCCCCAGTCGATAAATGTAACCGATGAATTCAAATGCAAAATCAGCATTGGTTCTGTGGCTACGGACGAGGTTCTTGTTCATATAAGTGTCCGATGGATTCAATACAAGGTCACCAGGAGTAAAATGGAAGTAAACCATGGTCATAAAGTCACACTGACAACTCAGGAGTTTAAAATAGTCTCCAAAAATGTGAAACTGTCTGAGAATGATATTCACATCTGCTTGCTGACTTTACCAAGGAAAGGGCTTTTGCTTTTCAATGGCAAGCCCCTAAAAAAGAACTCTACTTTTAGCCAGATGAACATCACTGATCAAAAAGTGCAGTATCAACTTTATGAAAAGCCAAACAAAAACCTGAAGGACATGTTCAGCTTTCAGGTGTTTTCAGAATATTCCTATTCCGGAAGACATGACTTCAGGATCATCATCAAAGCCGATGTTTACAGCGTAGTTCTGAGAAATCAAGGACTTTCCCTCCTGGAAGGTGAGAGTAAGGTCATAACTAAGGACAATCTTTTCATTGAGATGCCTGAGTCTGGAGCTGTGCAGTACACCATCAGGAGCATCCCACGACATGGGAAACTAATCCGAATCAACAATGCCAACAACAGTATACTGGAGTTTACAGATGAGGACATTCTTGAGGAACGCATCTTGTACTCTCATGATGATAGCGAAACAACACGTGATGCGTTTACCTTTTGTGCTTTGGCATCTCAGAGAAACATTGAAGGCATTTTTAACATCTCGATCCAGTTAGTGAATGATGAAAAACCTGTTCGTGTTGTAGACAAAGTTTTTGACATTGTGCGGGATAGCCAAAGGCTCCTGACCTTGGAGGATCTTCGTTACCATGACCCTGATTCGGACTACGATGACGGACAGCTTCTTTATACCAGACAGGGAATCTCGATTGGCGAGCTAGTATTGGTAAATGAGTCCTCTCACAAGCTCTATCAGTTCCATCAAAGAGATCTGGAGGAAAAGCGAGTGCTGTTTCTCCACAGAGGTGCAAGCTTTGGACGTTTTGTACTCTTCGTATCTGACGGGAAGCATTATATATCTACTCTACTTGAAGTAAGCGCACAGGATCCTTATTTAAGGGTGGCTAACAACACTGGCCTTCTAGTCCAAAAGGGACAGGAAGCCGTTTTACAATCAGTCAACTTCAGTGTCACTACTAACACTGATGTCCGAAGTGACGAGGATGTCCTTTTTGAGATATTTTATCCTCCAAGTCATGGCATTCTACTTTGTGGTGGGATCGAGGCTGATGCTTTTACGCAGTATGACGTGAAGGTGGGGCATGTAATCTATCGCCATGACGATGAGAGAAACCTTATGGACTCCTTTAGCCTCACAGCTACGGTAAATGGGCTGCGCTTGGATGTGACCGTGGTGGTGAATGTTTACCTCGAGAGCCACCAGAAACCTCCACAAGTCACCCACAACCACTCCATCGTGGTGGAAGAAGGGAAACTTGTTAGAATTCGCAAAAAGGATCTTGAG GTAGTTCATGAGGATAACAAACCAGATGAGATCATGTACACCGTGAAAACACCTCCATCACATGGCTTCCTAAAGCTTTCTAACATGAACAGTTCTAACATCAAAAAGTTCTCACAGTTGGACATTAACGCCGGTCACCTCCAGTACGTCCAGGAGAAACCCGGACACACCAGCGACTCTTTCTCACTGGACGTCAAAAATGGGATCGTTACAGTCAGTAATCTGATGGTGTTTGTGGATATTGTTCCTTTCTTCCTACCGCTTGAAGTCTCAAATATTACCTTGACAGAGGGATCTTCGAAAGGTCTAAACCAAGATGTAATCAAGGTTGCAGGGCGGCACTTTACAGGACTTCACGTCCAGTACCACGTGATCGAAGGTCCACATCATGGCCGTATAGAGCACTCCAGGATTCCTGGGGTTCCGATTCCATCTTTCACCAGGGTGCAG GTTGAACACGAGTTCATATCGTACGTCCACGACGGCAGCGAGACGACAGCAGATAGTTTCACTCTGGTCGCAAATGACACAGACGTGCGCAAGCAGAGCGTTCCCCGTGTCATACACGTGAGCGTCATGCCTGTGAACGACGAGGCTCCAGTTATAACCGTCAACAGGATCCTGAGG GTATGGGTGGACTCTGTTACTGAAATCACCGGTGATGACCTCAGTGCGATTGACCCTGACTCTGACCCTGAGAGCCTAGAGTTTATCATCACTCCGCCCAGTAACGGACACCTTGCCCTAAAAAGCGCCCCCTCCAGGCCGGTCCTGAACTTCACGCAGGCTCACATCCACCGCCGTCAGCTGGTGTTCGTACACAGCG GTGCCATGTTTGGTGGATTTCATTTCCAGGTGAATGATGGAGTCAATTTTGCACCCAGGCAAATTTTTAGCATCGCTGCCCGATCTCTGACACTCAGCCTGGAGAGGAACCGTGAACTCAAAGTGTTTCCAG GGTCTTTCAAAGTCATCTCCACAGAAGATTTGTTCATTGCCACTAATGACTACGATGACGTTCATGAGAATCGCACCGTCGTCTATCACGTTACCTCACCGCCAAAACTGGGCAGGCTGATCCATGCCCCAGGCAACGATCCCACCGACACAAATCCGATATCTACCTTCACTCAAAACATG TTAAAGGACAGTTTGGTTGTGTATAAACACACTGAACCGATAGCATGGACAGCAAGTGACTCCTTCATCTTCACTGCATCTTCTCCTCCTGCCTCCTTCCCACCTCACACTTTTAACATCCACATCTCCTACGATAACACAAGCCCGCAGCACAGGAGCGTCCTACTCGCTAACACAG GAACTGTTGTGGTCGAAGGCAGTCGGGTTATGATCGATAACACTAAGCTGGATGCCTCAAATCTGATGGGGAAGCTACCTGATGAAGAACGAGAGTCCTACGAGATCTGGTACCGAGTCACTACATTACCACGCTTCGGGACAATCGTTGTAGGTGAACGTAACCTGACCAGTGAGAAACCTGACTTCTCCCAGTTCATCCTTGACAGAAATGGCATCACTTATGTGCACGATGACTCAGAGACCACGTTTGACAGTTTCAGTTTTGATGTGTGGTTAAACCCTATCGGGAATCCTGTTAGGCAACCACATGGGAAAAATGTTATGGTGTCAGAGACTTTTGATATCACTGTAACACCTGTGAATGATCTGCCTCCCTTACTGAAAACTCAAGCCCCCAGTCTCTTGGTGGTCAAAGGAGAAACTGTAGCTTTAGGTCCCGAAAACCTTCACGTGGAAGATCTGGACACTTTACCAGAAGATATCCACTACACTGTGATCAGCAAACCTAATAACGGCTTCCTGGCCCTTGAAGATAGGCTAAATGAATCAACTGTTACGTTTACCCAAGCTGATGTGAATGATGGAAGGGTGCACTTTGTTCAAGAAGGTCATCCTACCTCAGGGATATTCTACTTCAGTGTAACCGATGGCTTCCATCGTCCCCTCTATAAGCTCTTCAACCTTGAAGTTCACAATATCACAATCAAGGTTGTAAATAATACTGGATTGACTCTGATGCAAGGACTGACTACAGGAAACCTGACCCTCCAGCACTTAGCTGCAgtaacaaacaagaaaaactcACCCATTAAGTATATTATTACACAGCAGCCAAGTCATGGCAGGCTCTTGATTAAGGAAGACCAGATCACACATTTTGACCAGGAGGAACTTTGTTTGGGGGAGGTTTCTTATCAAATGACTGATTTGTCCTCCTCTCGAGACAGCTTCAAGTTCACAGTTGGAACTTCCGAGAGCAACCTGACCAATCAGGTGTTCAATATCACAGTGAAGCCGCTGATACACCTTGGAAAACAAGTCCGTATACCTGATGGTATTCCTGTTAAGATAAGAAAAGATGTTTTAGATGCCAGCGAGCTGGCATCCATCAGTGGCAGTGACCCGATTTTTGAGATCATTGTTCCTCCAAAATATGGCAAGCTAGTAAAAGTAACAGTGAATCTCGGAGCTGCTTCAGACTCTATAGAATCGTTTACCTTTAGAGATGTTGAACAAGGCAGAATTGCCATCCAGGAGCACCTAAACTTTCTCTCTGTACACGGTAACACAACGGCTGTGGTGCAGAACAAATCTGCATCTGCACTTCATGACtcgtttgtgtttgttttaaaagctgCAAATGTTCAGCCTGCCACTGGAGAGTTTGTTTTCATGGTTGTACCCTACGATCCAATGACAGGCAAACATGTCATTTCATCTGCTCCAGTGCATCCAACCATACATCCTTCTCTTAACAGAACAAGTAATGTTGTTTCACACATGAATGAGCATTCACCTGTTCACCCAACCAAAAGACCAGACTGGGTACCTCCAAAAACCAAAACACGAAATCGTTCTGGGAACCACACACGAGGAAGGTCCTCAGTATTTCATGCACCCAAGTCCACATCAGGCAGACACAACGATCATCACAGAAAcacaccaatcagggtagagtcTTTGCCAAGACCTGCATCTGATCCACTGCTTATCATTCTACCTTTCCTGGCCTGCCTGTTTCTTATCGTCATCCTAGTTGTTTTAATCCTAGTTTTCAGGCACAGGCAAGAGAAGCGAGCTCAGCCACCCATGATTCAAGACCTTTCAGAGAATTCTGTAGAAGACATTGTGTCTCCAACCCCTTATCTGGGCCTGCCTGAGAGAAGTCTAACTGTTCCTTCTGTTGTAGTGACCCCACTTATGCCAAGGTGTTCTAGAAGCCCTGTTTTAGAGGCAGCACGTGATGGGGCCTTAGTACCTGAAATAGCACTCCCTGACTCTACAATACTTGTTTGTCCCTGGACTCCCGTTGATCCTGAGGAAACACCACATTCCTCTCCTGGTTCACCAATTCTGAGACCAAATCAGTACTGGGTTTAA